A window of the Cannabis sativa cultivar Pink pepper isolate KNU-18-1 chromosome X, ASM2916894v1, whole genome shotgun sequence genome harbors these coding sequences:
- the LOC115702425 gene encoding abscisic acid receptor PYL2 has translation MENRSNNNGQYGLSLEEYMELGPVIERYHNFESQPNTCTSVITQRIDAPASAVWALVRRFDNPQKYKHFIKSCNIMTGDGGVGTMREVTVVSGLPASTSVERLEMLDEEKQVLSFSVVGGEHRLNNYRSVTSVKEFVKNKNGNDIELNQNDSELSGNDSGDVYTVVIESYVVDIPDGNTTEDTKMFVDTVVKLNLQKLALLAITSFNGANDGPDGTNGNGRQ, from the coding sequence ATGGAGAACCGTAGTAACAATAATGGGCAATATGGGCTAAGCTTGGAGGAATACATGGAATTGGGCCCAGTAATAGAGAGATACCACAACTTTGAATCACAACCGAACACGTGTACATCAGTGATCACACAAAGAATCGATGCACCAGCCAGCGCTGTGTGGGCCCTAGTCCGTCGTTTCGACAATCCACAAAAATACAAACACTTCATCAAGAGTTGCAACATCATGACCGGAGACGGCGGTGTGGGGACTATGAGGGAAGTCACCGTCGTCTCCGGTCTGCCTGCCTCCACTTCGGTGGAGCGGCTCGAGATGTTGGACGAGGAAAAGCAGGTGCTCAGCTTCAGCGTAGTTGGAGGTGAGCACCGGCTTAATAACTATAGGTCAGTTACTTCAGTTAAGGAGTTTGTTAAGAATAAAAACGGAAACGACATTGAGTTGAATCAAAACGACAGTGAATTGAGTGGAAACGACAGTGGTGACGTGTACACTGTTGTGATAGAATCTTATGTTGTGGATATTCCTGATGGGAATACAACTGAAGATACTAAAATGTTTGTTGATACGGTCGTTAAGTTAAACCTTCAGAAACTTGCTCTACTCGCTATTACTTCTTTTAACGGCGCTAATGACGGACCTGACGGAACTAACGGCAACGGACGTCAGTAG